A segment of the Arachis hypogaea cultivar Tifrunner chromosome 5, arahy.Tifrunner.gnm2.J5K5, whole genome shotgun sequence genome:
aaaaaaaaagaatttggttTCAAGTTTCAATTGTGGTTTGATGAGTTTCCCTTTATGGGAATCCAGGTTAATGGGTTACCTTTCAATAAGTACACATGGATCATGACCCATAATTCATTCAGCATCGTGGATTCACCCCCTCTGCCTGGTATTCAGAGACTCACTTTCTACAATCAAGAAGACACCGTCACAAATCAACTCAGGGTATGTGTTTTATGGTGAAAGCTAAAagtaaggtttttttttttttcccccaAACTTTCCATACTGATTCAGTGGTTCTTATTAAGTTGTTTGATGATTCTTATATTGCATAGAATGGAGTGAGGGGACTGATGTTGGATATGTACGATTTCGAGGATGACATTTGGCTGTGTCATTCATTTCGAGGGCAATGCTTCAATTTCACTGCCTTTGTAATGATCTAACCTTTGTTGTTGATTCTTGTTATTTACGCGAGTATTTTTTCTATATTTGATTTTGTGGGGTGTATGTTTATGAATGTTGTCAGCAACCTGCACTGAATACTCTGAAAGAAGTGGAAACATTCTTGACTGAAAATCCAACAGAGATTGTCACCATTGTGATTGAAGACTATGTGCATACTCCAAAGGGGTTGATTAATCTGTTCACAAGTGCTGGACTAGTTAAATTTTGGTTCCCCGTGTCTGATATGCCAAAGAATGGAGAAAATTGGCCTACCGTAACAGAGATGATTCAGTCAAATCGTCGGCTTCTTGTGTTCACTTCTGATGCATCaaaggaagatgaagaaggaaTAGCTTATCAGTGGAGGTACATGGTTGAAAATGAGTGTAAGTGCAATGCTATTGCAACACTATTTATAGGATACATGATATTGAATAACAGATTCATGTGATTCATTAACTTTCAGCTGGAGATCCTGGTATGAAGCAGGGTTCTTGCCCACAGAGAAAAGAATCAAAGCCATTAAATTCTAGAAGTGCATCACTATTCCTGCAGAATTATTTTCCAACATATCCAGTTGAAGCTGACTCTTGCAAAGAGCATTCGGCTCCACTAGTGGATACGGTGAATACATGTTTCAAAGCTGCAGGCAATATGCTGCCAAACTTTGTAGCAGTTAATTTTTACATGGTAGTTCTTGTCCTTCTGAGCTGTTAAATTCAGATTCAATAATGCATGAAATTCCTTGCAAACCCATTTCATAATCTGAATGTAATTATGCAGAGAAGTGAGGGTGGTGGTGTATTTGATGTTGTTGATAAAATGAATGGCCGTACATTGTGTGGATGTGATACAATAACTGCTTGCCAGGTTTGTCTGCTATTCTTGTTCACATTCATGTTGTCTTTATGCCATTTGTCTATGAACTTCCTTCTTCACTCTGATGTTTTCTTATTTCCATGTTTTTTCTATTACCATAGAACATGGAGCCTAGTTGCTTAAAATAACTTAGCACTAAATACAAAATCACGGAGTTATATTAGTTTTTTAAGTTCAATAATCAATGTTCATCCATTTGGAATGGTTGTCCAAATGAACAAGAAATATCAGACCTTGATATTTTTATGATATCTCGTGGTGTTTTATCGAGTGACACAGCAGAAATGTAGAATCCTTGATGTGGATGGATCTTTCTATCTTCACACAACTTCGCTGTGttcaaattcaatataaaaagttTATGCACAAGATCATGTTATCATCACATTTTTGCAGGTAGGAGCACCTTTTGGATCCTGCAAGAACATTGCTGTACCTAGTAAGAGTCCAGGGACGAACACAGGTGGAAGCTTTACTGGATATGTGCAATTTGCTAGATCAGCTTCGCCAGACCATTTTCCAAATTGCTTGCTTGTCCTCTCGTTTTATTTCCTGCTTATCGCAATTTTGTTGTGATCATAATGAATGTTAATTTGTAAGAATACAATATACAAGCTAAGTCGTTCAAGAAGAGCTTGTGTTATCATGTGCACTGCAGTGTTGCCTCAATCTAGGATGTCATGTAATTGTCTTAGTTAGAAAATTTGATAAGCAAAATTTTGAGATTCCTGAGGCTATATTGGAGAGGATCTGCGAAGTCATCTGAGGTAGATAGTGACCAAGAGAGGTCAATAAGGCATCTGGAGCAGTTCAGGTATGTTTTTATTCTTGACAGCATAATTCTTGATGCTTACACTTCTTTTAATGAGATTGACAAAAAGATTTATAGACGATGGCATATGCATTAATCTTAAGCTAGGGTAAATTACACTGATCTCCCTGGGATTGAGCGTGTTAGAAGGGGTAAGAGAGAACAGTAGAAAAAAGGTttgtgtgtattcaagttgtatagaatgatacaatatagaaggatatttataggtactaagagaattaatataataaagacataatattctataataagtattcagatatactaaataattctaataaatgctaattgatcctaatatatTCCGATTACACAACAGTTGCTAcctctttattttataaaatgtgacaCAGTTTTCCCTTGCAAACATGGCACTACCTCCCAGTATAAGCATGACAAATCAATGGATGGCGTGTGTAATATCATCTAAACTCGAGGAATGTCAGTGTAGTTTACTCTTGATCTTAGGCTGTTAGCAAAGCAATGTTAGcttcttccaatttaatttatgtggGTTTGTTAAAGATTTGAGGTGCTGCAAATTGTACTTGTTAAAAAACAGCTACTTTGGGCTTtgccaccaatgtttgcaattgaGATAGTTCTTTTCCCCCAGGATTTTTGTGATTTAAACGCAATTATTGATAGCTTTTTCAGTGCCTTTATACACAAACTAATCATGAGATGGTTTCCAACGACCATTAGTTGAATACAACTTTTTGTCAAATTCTTGTTTGTGGTCAATAGGATTGTTGACATTCCAATGAAGTGGTGGATCCTATGTCTTAGATGGTAATCTGGTATCCTTAAATCATGCTATAACATTTCCTTCATTGTGTTTCAGGTAATGTACCAAGGCATCATTCATTAGTCAAAAGATAAGAAAAGGAAAATGCGTAGTACAATATCAGGATATCATGGCTGAAGCTCTTGGTCCACAGTTAAGGATTATTATAATTGTAATTTGTACCCTAACAAGTATTGTTAAGTACTTTTCACATACAATTTTATCATGTTACTATACATTATATAATGATGTGGTCCATATCAACACATGGAGCATGTGGCATTCAATTATAGAAATACTTTACCTGAGGAATCTGTATGAGTTTTGCATCGCTTTTAAGAATGAAAGGTTTTTAGTTATGCTATAAACCATATATTCCACTTTCTCTAGTTTAAAAATATACGTTTAATAGCTACGTATAGAATGAATCCTTCAAGAAGTTTCTTCAATTGGAAGATTCAGAAGAATCTAATCGTGATATGGGGTTAGATATCATGTGATCATTATTTgttcattatttaattaaatagtgTAGTTGACGTAATTATGAACGCAGCATAAATAATTTGGGGAATTCACACCCCGAAACTTGGTAatgtaaaacatgaaactaaTGAAAGCACAAATCTCCCAGAACCTATGTTATTTCGTCATACTTATCACCAAACATTGAAAAGCAAAATAccatttgatcttagttttctgATATGAGATAACTTCATCCAATGGGCTAACTTGTCGTACCAGAGTTCCTCATTTCAGCATCCATATTATCATATACAATGTTTAATCATGTAAATCATGTAagtagaccaatcctttcttatGGTTTATATTATTTATTGCGAATTCAACATTTACAACAATAGAAAGGGTCAATGAAAGGCAATAAATAAATTACAAGATGATGTTTTCTATACATGAATGAAATTTGACATATTCATCTTTTCGAATAAATTACACTTAAGAATATAAGATTACATTCTGTACATAAAATAGCAGTGATAACACTAATAAATTAAGAATCAGCACCTTAGTCATCAATTTTAGAGCACTCCCCAGTTTTACAATTTAATCTGAAGAGTTGGACTTGTAATAAGCAAGTTTTTAAGGCTGTCCACAGGAACTCTTGTTCCCCATACATTCATTGATTTCAGTTTGGGGCATTTATCAACTAAGGCAAAAAGACCACTCTCAGTTACTTGACGGCAGCTCCACAGCACAATAGTCTGAACAAGAAGCAATCATGTATGACTTGAATGGAATACCATCAATATATAATCATCTTCATCTAGTCATGTTCAATTTTCACATCATCTTGTTATTTACAATGTTTTACTATTATTTCTCCTATGTGGATGTCATATATCTTATCTGAGTTTCACATTAGAAACTAATAGTGAGAAATCAAACATGAGAAGATTAAGCAAAATTTAACATCAGAAATTTTCTTTACTACATGAGAATTCAATTGGTAATAAGTTATTTAGGAAACCATCCTGTGTCTTTTTTCCCTGTTCTCCTGATTACACCAAAAGGAGAATTCCAGATACCTAACATCTGAGTGAAAAATGTTACATCTTACAAACAAATGTGCCTAACAACCTAACAACCCAACTTTCCTCCTTATTAGAGTATTAGGCATACTGTGAAGCATTTCGATATAcataaaattttatcataataaCTAACCTTCAAATTTGGACAACTTGTTGCTATTGCAAAGAGTGATTCATCAGTGATAAATGTACCACCAACATTGAGATGCTCTAAGGATCTAGTTCTTGATATCTGTTAGAATAATAATGATAAAGAGAGAGGAGCAAAAAGGAATTAAAACCATAAGCAAAAGATTTGAAACACCTGACAAAATGCCAGAATACCAATAATCAGCATAGTCTTATCATTGTTTGTGCAATCAATAAAAGCTACGATCTAAGTAAAATCAATATCATCAAAGCAAGTTCTGGAAACAGAATTGCAAGGATGGCGTACCAGATGAATAACACCTTCATCTGTGATGCCAGTCAAACCCCAGAGTGATATGGATTTGAGATTGATGACACACTTTGCCGAAGAAATTCTGACAAGTCCAGTATCAGTTATTTGGCATCCCCAGCGGCTTCTTGGTCTGAAAATTAAAAAAGCACAATACCAAATAAATCTAGTATCAGTTAtttaacaccaccaccaccatcatcatcaacatcatcatgcaattctaatcaCAAATCATGTCAAATATATACTATATACAAACAGATTCCAATTTGTTTGATTATGATCTGATGCATCAACTAAAAGGTTTATCTCTGAATTGTACAAACAAATATGCTATAATTAACAAGAGATACATACATGTCGAGTTTAGTGAGGTTGTAGGCATAGCGAACGAGGCGAGCGGTGGAATCATCATCCATCTTCCAACCGGCAAAGCTGAGGTAGCGTCTCCGAGCCAGAGATTCCTTCACCCCTTGCTTCCATTTCTTGCAAACACTGCTTgctctttttcatcatcattcagAAACATCAATTAAAATTGTATTTCtgaattaatattatatgtaaatacaCAAACACAACAACTTACTGTGCCAAATCAGTGAAGGAGGTTAAGAGAACAAAGATATGAGCCAACAAGTCAATTGGCAACCGATCAATCTCACACTCGCACTCTGCTCCTTCCATCGTATTACACGTTAATTGCTCTTTTCATAtttcaattatatataatttatagtttAAGAAAAACAGTGTCCTCATGTTTTCGTCATCGTTTCACCATCTTTTTCACTTGCCACGTTCTTCTTTAACTTTCACTTTTATTACATTATTATTACCATTTCAACTTTTGTACAATACAGATTCAAGAATCAGAATCTCTCGATTCTTGGATTTCTATTGGGGAGTAAAGCCAGAAAGGTAGGTACATGATCGTAGCCATTGGTGTGGAACACATTAACGTGGATGGCCTTGATTTCATCTGTTACAATATCTTCGAGTGGCtgctaatataaatataaattaattattattaaataagagtttaattttgatgtattattataaattttttttataaaattattatttttttatgaatatttatataattaatataaaaaataattatttttattaatataattttatgtaattgaatatacgtataaaataattttatatttataatatattaaaattaaatttattaaataattctatGTTTTCGGTTTTCTTTTTGTCTGGACAAATCAAAAGCCGTGgtgttgattattttgatgtgtaAGACGGCGACGAAGGACTATAGTTCATTTGGAGGGTGTTAAGTCTAAAACTAAAACATTATTATTACTAGAGAAGTGCCCGTGCGATGCACGGGTAtcataattataatgaaaaatatttaatattaaaatattattagattAAAGACTTGATAtagacttttatatatatatatattaaattagatcataagaataagaatatgtgattttactttttgaaaatattgtaaaagtaaataaaattaaataaaaaatatgacttaattataataaatatattataatataattatataatgaaGTTGTgaacaaaataatttaatattaaagtctcatataaaaaaaagtttacgAATCAACACAAATACTAAAAAAATCTAAAGTTAAAATACAACTCAATTTGcattacaataataaaattaattttttttcaaataatgaaaactatacaAAATAATCCcataattttcattattttttaatttttatatttgtttcaaAACTCTTATGTACTAAATTCAttgttcttctttaatttttctcctttttaagacaaaaaaaaaatactttttaaagcTTCGATACCAAAAACTCAAATGCTGAAAAACAGtttcaaataaaaaatgattaaaaataaacaATCATATTCAATCAAACAAAATTGCTATAAGATGAAAATGATTATCCTTCCTTAGTCTTTATATGACTACTTGGACATATAAACATGAAATGaattttcatcaattttttttcttcaaaaacgaAGAGCAAATATTCTCACACATCAAAGCTAATAGGGTATGTTCTTAAGAAGATTAACTTCCTATTatcagttattattttttttattgaaaaaatgtctaaaatcatgatatttggattcaaagCACTTACTAAAAGGCACGAACAAAGTGAAAAGTAGTTTCACATATATGTACATAACTTTTATTCAAAAGAGTCGCAAGatactaaaaatattataaaagattGAAAAAGTATCAAATCAGAAGGAAGATGagaatgaaatttgaatttgtgatttaaataaaaatacgttAACCAACTACTGTACTCCATAAAGAAAAGGATTTAACTATCTATCTTCATTACTTCAAAGAAACATGCTTATATAATTACCATCTATTTTCATTACTTCAAAGAAACATgcttatataattatgaaaaaatgaCAAAATATATCGTGTATTGTCGTTATATgtgaacaaaaataaataaagctaAGTATCACATCATGCAATATTATTAAAGACCTCTGTTAAATACTACATTTAAACTTTATAGTACTGCTGTTGGGCATCAAACTATTGTTTTGAATAAGCATTATAATgcctctttttatttgattaagaATTATAATACCTCTTTTTTTATTTGACCCTTGATAATGTAACAAATATTTGTTCCAACTTGTATCATTGTATGCTTTGCAGAACTCTTTCTAACCATTGTCAAACTTGATATTACCTTATAAACAAATGTTGTCAAACTCTTATGGTGGTTTTAATGAAACAATATTGTTGCTATTAAGTCGAGGAACTTCAACAAAAAGCAAGGCTTTATGTGAAAATTGTTTACCAAAAAGACCAATATTTTCAAactattctaattaataaaaatgtataaattCCTCATTAATCATACCTTgagaaatactaaaaaaaaaagatgttagaGAAAtacttatttaatattaattattattagtagtagtaaacAAAAGATAACATGAGAGAaagggttttttaattttttaagcgATTCAAAAACTGATAGTTACACTAAGTTATAAACTGATAGTTACACTAAGTCATCAATATCTCCATAAAAAGATGTGAACTATGAAGTTAAAAACTCGATGAGAAGGAGATTCCATAAGAACTTGGTATGCATTGTTCCTGTTAGGTGGTTCCAACTTCCAAATGCCCTTTTAATTGATTAGAAGAATTTAAAGGCCCATTTTAGGGCCATTATTGAAGTGTTTTAAGTTAAAATGATTAAGTTAGTAATTATTAGAGGACCAATCACATCTATTTATACTTTATCAATATCAAAATAAAGGTGcaaaattaaatatgtaaaaaaatgtGCAAAATTAAGCAggtaaaacatttaaaataatagaaCTACTTAAAAAAGTTTGACCGCATATTATAAGTTACCACTCTATCTTTGGTTAGATCATGAAAAACAGGCTAAGATAACTTCAAACATAATCTTCTAGTACAAAAGGGAATATAATCATCACTTCAAGAGCTTCTGTCCAGCTTACCAGCAATAAAATCTGACAGGTCTACTTCCTTCAATTAATCCTTAATTGACATTTGAATGGAATTCAACAATGCGAGCAGCTTCAAGCCAAAACTCCTACTGCTGAAAATTATCTTAGTATAAGAGTTGGGTGCCCTCAGTGGCTCCAAAACTTTTGCAGCTTCCTCTACATGGTCTTGTCAGATACCAACACTCCATTTTCCTTCATTCTCGGCCCTCTTTTCAAAACCTCCAACATGAGGTTATTCAATTCTTCGCAATAAATGTACACGGTAGAACGCCCATCACCTTCAGGGTCCTTCTAAAAGTATTAGATGAAGTTGTAAGGTTAAAAGTGAGCGATGTTGATATGGCTATGCTATAGAATCCATATCAACCAACCTAGAAACACATCTAAGAATGAGATATAAAATTAAtcatgaaaaataacaacaaaattctTATAATTATTACTACTCTCTAGCCACAAAGCTTAGTTTTTTGTATTTACCATAACAACAAATAGCATTAAAGCTTGTGGCACACAATAGACAACAAAAGTACCCCATTCCAAAAATCATGAACAGAGTAATGatatccaaagaaaaaaaaacaattatgtaatacttttttctcaaaaaaaaaaaaaatcaagaatcgATATAAACctaatcaataataaaatttagattcTTCCAAAGAACCATCACACATAAATATGAAAAGAGCCATAGTTGATGAGAACTAATCATTGAATTAAACTTGCTTATTATTCATGATGCTCCCTAATATGACGTGATAAATACTCCGCTACTCTATCTAGTTGTGTCAATCTAAAGACAGCCTACATTAAAAATCAGAGACCAAGAGGCATCTTATCAAAAGAGTTGACGTTGTGGACCAGAATTAACACTAAATTCAAAATCAGAAGAAAATAATGAACAATAGgaacatgaaaaagaaaaattactgaATAGCAATTATGAAAATACCTTATATATAATATGTTCAAGATAGTGGTGATACTAACATTTACATCACTATTAggaaataaatcaaaatttaactcCAACACCTCGATGCGTAAAAAAATTCTtcaaacaaatactaaaattgaGAAGCAATAAAATTAGGCCATTCCTCAAAGAGATTAGAATTCAAAACCATCAAGTTTGACCTTTTGTCTTTCTATAATCAACTAATGAAATTATTAATATCATATAAAGGGTCAAATGAATTtgggaaaaaaaatagaaaaagcaatagaaGGAAAGCTAGAAACTTGATAACCTACATGTGCCAAAAATTGGTCAAAAACAGATTCaacatataatcaattattctGTTGAACTATTTTAAGTTGTATTATATGACATTGCCAAAAGATAACTTGTTATGGTATGTCTTAAATCTTAACCGAAAGTTATTGCTACAACTCCAACcaataaacaaattattttttacaactgTGGTAAGTAGTTTCCATGTCTAGCTAACCACCggagaagacaaaaaaaagtcgAAGGCTTATATGACTTTGGATATACTGTATAGATATCAAAATAGTAATCAAGACAAATACTTACTTGAAAGTTATACACGAAGTAAATCGTTCACTGTGATAAGAGAGAAAAACTAAAAGCACCAAGAATATTTTCTAgacactattttaattatgtaaaaaaataaaaataaaaaaagagatgaACGTGGATTTTCTTCAAAAAGAATTAAGTTTATAAGTTAAACAAACTCATAAACATAGTCAAAAAAGACTCATAAACATTAAGGACAGCCAAAAAAATAGAGTTCAAGAAAAGACTATGAATTTATGATGAACAAACCATCTAAAGTTAAGACTTAAAAGAAAGGCATTAACCAATCATATCAAAAGTAATTGGTATCACCATTTTATTTTCTAGACTTCAAAGTTGCAGGGCAACAATAAGTGGTTCAATCTCGATCATGTCAAAAATGGGAATTTAGTTCATCAACAAATTTTCTAAAGACGGTGAATCTAAGCATAGTATGTCTATAATTAATACTTGATGATTAAAATGGAGTGTGTCGTTGCCATATGTACAACATAACTTGGACTTGTTTCACTTCAAAATCTTGTTCAAATGCATAATATAAAAATTGTAGTCCATAGGATAATACTATTTTCACGAATAAACTTTAATTATGAATGAAAAGATATATACGTATAATATCTAAGATACAGCGACAAAGGAGAATTTCCTCTAAGAAATTAACTCAGTTTTAGAAGGGAAAAGACCCAAAAATTGAGAATTGAAACTACCACCCTGAAGAGTGAAGAA
Coding sequences within it:
- the LOC112800565 gene encoding PI-PLC X domain-containing protein At5g67130; amino-acid sequence: MCWPLLDSRTQCIAPSIIITYLFLSLFFSSLFLTTSSACFNGNCQVLEACSAATDCGPGLYCSNCPALGRKKPVCTRGQATLPTSIVNGLPFNKYTWIMTHNSFSIVDSPPLPGIQRLTFYNQEDTVTNQLRNGVRGLMLDMYDFEDDIWLCHSFRGQCFNFTAFQPALNTLKEVETFLTENPTEIVTIVIEDYVHTPKGLINLFTSAGLVKFWFPVSDMPKNGENWPTVTEMIQSNRRLLVFTSDASKEDEEGIAYQWRYMVENESGDPGMKQGSCPQRKESKPLNSRSASLFLQNYFPTYPVEADSCKEHSAPLVDTVNTCFKAAGNMLPNFVAVNFYMRSEGGGVFDVVDKMNGRTLCGCDTITACQVGAPFGSCKNIAVPSKSPGTNTGGSFTGYVQFARSASPDHFPNCLLVLSFYFLLIAILL
- the LOC112800566 gene encoding F-box protein At5g67140, which codes for MEGAECECEIDRLPIDLLAHIFVLLTSFTDLAQASSVCKKWKQGVKESLARRRYLSFAGWKMDDDSTARLVRYAYNLTKLDIPRSRWGCQITDTGLVRISSAKCVINLKSISLWGLTGITDEGVIHLISRTRSLEHLNVGGTFITDESLFAIATSCPNLKTIVLWSCRQVTESGLFALVDKCPKLKSMNVWGTRVPVDSLKNLLITSPTLQIKL